The Cucumis melo cultivar AY chromosome 6, USDA_Cmelo_AY_1.0, whole genome shotgun sequence genome includes a region encoding these proteins:
- the LOC103493397 gene encoding uncharacterized protein LOC103493397: MAAISPHFSIFIFYISLISLSLPPSLSLSSTTIHDLLRSKGLPPGLLPKEVKSYSLSPNGLLQVFLDGPCLTKYENRVIFESVVTANLSYGSLIGVQGLTQEELFLWLPVKDIIVDDPNSGLILFDIGVAHKQLALSLFEDPPSCKSQPKGVLRNHVRKEKGFEGFR; encoded by the exons ATGGCCGCCATATCCCCCCATTTCTCCATTTTCATCTTCTACATTTCcctaatctctctctctcttcccccatctctttctctctcctccACCACCATTCACGATCTCCTCCGCTCCAAAGGCCTCCCACCGGGCCTTCTCCCAAAAGAAGTGAAATCCTATTCCCTTTCTCCAAACGGACTCCTCCAAGTGTTCCTGGATGGTCCTTGTTTAACCAAATACGAGAACAGAGTTATTTTTGAAAGCGTTGTTACAGCTAATCTCAGTTATGGAAGTCTAATCGGCGTTCAAGGTCTCACTCAGGAAGAACTCTTTCTATGGCTTCCTGTTAAAGATATAATCGTTGATGATCCTAATTCTGGTTTGATTCTGTTCGATATTGGTGTTGCTCATAAACAACTCGCGCTTTCGTTATTCGAAGATCCGCCCAGTTGCAAATCGCAACCCAAAG GGGTTTTGAGGAATCATGTGAGGAAGGAGAAAGGATTTGAAGGTTTCAGATAG